A genomic window from Methanobrevibacter sp. TLL-48-HuF1 includes:
- the glnA gene encoding type I glutamate--ammonia ligase, whose product MTEKVNEELMESVIKQMKEDNIKFIRLQFVDINGTAKNIVIPFKEEEMEDLFVEGMLFDGSSIAGFVGINESDLVLKPDINTYSRLSWRPEESAVCRFICDVWTPDGTPFAGDPRGILKKSLAKIGKMGLQYNIGPEPEFFIVDIDDEGYPMPYDEAGYFDVEPLDKGPDFRRELTLNLEELDFEVEASHHEVGPGQNEIAFKFKDALKTADAVITFKQAIKAIVDNMATFDQMDYRVTFMPKPFFGVNGSGMHCHQSVFKGDRNLFSDPNSETGLSKDALHFMGGLLAHAPALTAITNPIVNSYKRLVPGYEAPVYRAYGLKNRSALIRVPAARGKATRIEYRAPDPACNPYLAFAVMLEAGIDGIQNKIDPGEPTEINIYSLTEEEREAMGIKVLPSSLWEAYHALEEDPLILSALGDHISEKFLELKYQEWDEYRVQVFGYEQNKYLDI is encoded by the coding sequence ATGACTGAAAAAGTTAACGAAGAATTAATGGAAAGCGTAATTAAACAAATGAAAGAGGATAATATTAAATTTATCCGTTTACAATTTGTTGATATAAATGGAACTGCTAAAAATATCGTGATTCCATTTAAAGAAGAAGAAATGGAAGACTTATTTGTTGAAGGTATGTTGTTTGACGGATCTTCAATTGCAGGATTCGTAGGAATTAATGAAAGTGACCTTGTTCTTAAACCTGATATAAATACTTACTCAAGATTATCCTGGAGACCTGAAGAATCTGCAGTATGTAGATTTATCTGTGATGTCTGGACTCCTGACGGAACACCATTTGCTGGAGATCCAAGAGGTATCTTGAAAAAATCCTTAGCTAAAATTGGAAAAATGGGATTACAATATAACATTGGTCCAGAACCAGAATTCTTTATTGTAGATATTGATGATGAAGGTTATCCAATGCCTTACGATGAAGCAGGATACTTTGATGTTGAACCTTTAGACAAAGGACCTGATTTCAGAAGAGAATTAACCTTAAACTTAGAAGAATTAGATTTCGAAGTAGAAGCTTCTCACCACGAAGTAGGACCTGGTCAAAACGAAATTGCATTTAAATTTAAAGATGCTTTAAAAACTGCAGATGCTGTAATTACATTCAAACAAGCTATTAAAGCTATTGTAGACAACATGGCTACCTTTGACCAAATGGATTACAGAGTAACCTTTATGCCAAAACCATTCTTTGGTGTAAACGGTAGTGGTATGCACTGTCACCAATCAGTATTTAAAGGAGACAGGAACTTATTCTCTGACCCAAACAGTGAAACCGGATTATCCAAAGATGCACTTCACTTCATGGGAGGATTACTTGCTCACGCTCCAGCATTGACTGCAATTACCAACCCGATTGTAAACTCATACAAACGTTTAGTACCAGGTTATGAAGCTCCAGTATACAGAGCATACGGTCTTAAAAACAGATCTGCATTAATCAGAGTACCAGCAGCTCGTGGTAAAGCAACACGTATTGAATACAGAGCACCGGACCCAGCATGTAACCCATATTTAGCATTTGCAGTAATGTTAGAAGCAGGTATTGACGGTATTCAAAATAAAATTGATCCTGGAGAACCTACTGAAATCAACATCTACTCATTAACTGAAGAAGAAAGGGAAGCTATGGGAATTAAAGTTTTACCATCCAGTTTATGGGAAGCTTATCATGCACTTGAAGAAGACCCATTAATATTATCTGCTTTAGGAGACCATATCAGTGAAAAATTCTTAGAGCTCAAATATCAAGAATGGGACGAATATCGTGTACAAGTATTCGGATACGAACAAAACAAATATTTAGATATTTAA
- a CDS encoding DUF128 domain-containing protein, with amino-acid sequence MSESEHKIIEILRILNEQNKPTGSKLIAQELKNKGFNLGERAVRYHMQILDEKGYTERMGYSGRQITELGRKKLEKGLIYDQVDFIYSKFEEMIYLTNFNYINQTGNVVVNTSTIYDEEAFNIIKDVFKSGLCVSPYINLKADTNKEEIQIKTICGTTIDGILLNEGIPTIPLYGGLVKIRDYIPTKFTELISYKKTSVTPLDAFVAPGMTSVLDVINTGNGTIPANFRLIPSVGRERTINIINKLEKFGIGGVMAVSEEGKNTLGIPVPEGMVGIAISGGVTPFCAAQELGYDIDIKIAEEIEEFETLSPIADVKKILKHADNKVHAKTPFLLSKSWNLIQKVNFNVETRKGDIIVNVSYIKKDNLEEALDIMKETYESNPKYINPYYQLVEHPTDYTKVGIATICSLSIDGLLISNGIMSNPKYGGLLELNESPLFIDLISYNGSSVDPHKIFIAKNMTSITRNIGSNKILASLKEIPYISRDYAVHLLNILKNIGFSIYKIGKPRELTYNAKVDNYNFGVVAGSGLNLIGALKEKDIDVEVKAIAKLMKFEKMDRL; translated from the coding sequence ATGTCAGAATCAGAACACAAAATAATTGAAATTTTAAGAATATTGAATGAACAAAATAAACCTACTGGTTCTAAATTAATAGCACAGGAACTAAAAAATAAGGGCTTTAACTTAGGTGAACGTGCTGTTCGTTACCATATGCAAATTCTTGATGAAAAAGGATATACTGAAAGAATGGGATATTCCGGCAGACAAATTACAGAATTAGGTAGAAAAAAACTTGAAAAAGGTTTAATCTATGACCAGGTTGATTTCATTTATTCAAAATTTGAAGAAATGATTTATTTAACTAACTTCAACTACATAAACCAGACAGGAAATGTTGTAGTAAACACTTCAACCATTTATGATGAAGAAGCATTTAATATAATCAAAGATGTTTTCAAAAGTGGTCTTTGTGTTAGTCCTTACATAAATTTAAAAGCAGATACCAATAAAGAAGAAATTCAGATAAAAACAATTTGCGGAACTACAATTGATGGAATCCTATTGAATGAAGGAATACCTACAATTCCATTATATGGAGGATTAGTTAAAATCAGAGATTACATTCCAACAAAATTTACAGAACTGATTTCCTATAAAAAAACATCTGTAACTCCTCTTGATGCATTTGTAGCTCCGGGAATGACTTCTGTATTGGATGTAATAAACACTGGAAACGGAACAATACCTGCTAATTTTCGCCTTATCCCAAGTGTAGGGCGGGAACGCACCATAAACATAATAAACAAATTAGAAAAATTTGGAATTGGAGGAGTAATGGCTGTTTCTGAAGAAGGAAAAAACACACTGGGAATTCCGGTACCTGAAGGAATGGTTGGAATAGCTATTAGTGGAGGAGTAACTCCATTTTGCGCAGCTCAGGAACTTGGATATGATATTGACATAAAAATAGCTGAAGAAATTGAAGAATTTGAAACATTGTCCCCAATAGCTGATGTTAAAAAAATATTAAAACATGCCGATAACAAGGTTCATGCTAAAACTCCATTTTTACTTTCAAAATCATGGAATCTGATTCAGAAAGTTAATTTCAATGTAGAAACCAGAAAAGGAGACATCATAGTAAATGTTTCATATATTAAAAAAGACAATCTGGAAGAAGCACTAGACATTATGAAAGAAACCTATGAATCAAATCCTAAATACATTAATCCTTACTACCAGCTTGTAGAACATCCTACAGATTATACTAAAGTAGGAATAGCTACTATATGCAGTTTAAGTATTGATGGACTTTTAATAAGCAATGGAATAATGAGCAATCCGAAATATGGCGGATTACTGGAATTAAACGAATCTCCGTTATTTATTGACCTGATTTCATATAACGGGTCTTCTGTTGATCCCCACAAAATATTCATAGCTAAAAACATGACTTCAATAACAAGAAATATAGGATCCAATAAAATATTAGCCAGTTTAAAAGAAATCCCCTACATTTCAAGAGACTATGCAGTACATTTATTAAACATCTTAAAGAATATTGGATTCTCAATTTATAAAATAGGCAAACCAAGAGAATTAACCTATAATGCTAAAGTAGATAATTACAATTTCGGTGTTGTTGCAGGCAGCGGTCTTAACCTGATTGGTGCACTTAAAGAAAAGGACATAGATGTTGAAGTTAAAGCTATTGCAAAATTAATGAAATTTGAAAAAATGGATAGGCTGTAG
- a CDS encoding DUF2097 domain-containing protein — protein sequence MKQLSLSPDDAVEYLKNNVKIHDNLEISYNRIFGSGEVLNMDFSEYFGKPGFKMLLSLDGDSINPTIEIDVYEIKDDLIEFIHHPVEGDEVEVTVV from the coding sequence ATGAAACAATTAAGTTTATCTCCAGACGATGCTGTTGAATATTTAAAAAACAATGTGAAAATCCATGATAATTTAGAAATTTCCTATAATAGAATTTTTGGAAGTGGTGAGGTTTTAAACATGGACTTTTCTGAATATTTTGGAAAACCAGGTTTTAAAATGCTGCTTTCATTAGACGGAGATTCAATTAATCCAACTATTGAAATTGATGTTTATGAAATTAAGGATGATTTAATTGAATTTATTCATCATCCTGTTGAAGGAGATGAAGTGGAAGTTACTGTAGTTTAA
- a CDS encoding DUF2097 domain-containing protein, with translation MVKEIKMSADEAIEYVRNNVQIRDILEISYNRIFAPGEVLNIISEDEETGEGLRVSLQLNGEILNQAVDVDFNEIKDDLLELRHIKDGKITIVEVYE, from the coding sequence ATGGTTAAAGAAATTAAGATGTCTGCTGATGAAGCTATCGAATATGTAAGAAACAATGTTCAAATAAGGGATATTTTAGAAATATCATACAATCGTATTTTTGCTCCAGGTGAAGTGTTAAATATAATTTCAGAAGATGAAGAAACTGGTGAAGGTCTTAGAGTTAGTTTACAATTAAATGGTGAAATTTTAAATCAGGCTGTTGATGTTGATTTTAATGAGATTAAAGATGATCTTTTGGAATTGCGTCATATTAAAGATGGTAAAATAACAATCGTAGAAGTTTACGAATAG
- a CDS encoding formylmethanofuran dehydrogenase subunit C — translation MFNLKTITFDQLKTSSIALEFDELIPDEIYGWSEEDFAKYEVPIGNSRFPITDFFDITVEGDAEGPNDVKMILNGDLNRVKYIGCNMSGGEIICNGNVDLHVGAEMSGGSIYVHGNAAAHAGREMSGGYLEIDGDTKEFTGASYIGEWRGMTGGKIVVKGNAGKQCGECLTGGRIHVLGNCDILAGIHMTKGIIEIDGDVNRWPGGQMKNGNIVIHGFLGRLLEGFVLEGVVDDPEIDGEVFEGKYIQYKGDIGLNGKGALYLDAEANREKLAHYNELDDEYTSIREYRNL, via the coding sequence GTGTTTAATTTGAAAACAATAACATTTGATCAATTAAAAACTTCTTCAATCGCTTTAGAATTTGATGAATTAATTCCTGATGAAATTTACGGATGGAGCGAAGAAGATTTTGCAAAATATGAAGTACCTATTGGAAACTCAAGATTCCCAATTACTGATTTCTTTGATATTACTGTAGAAGGTGATGCAGAAGGACCTAATGATGTTAAAATGATCCTTAACGGTGACTTAAACAGGGTCAAATACATTGGTTGTAATATGAGTGGAGGAGAAATTATCTGTAATGGTAATGTTGACCTTCATGTAGGTGCAGAAATGAGTGGCGGATCCATTTATGTTCATGGTAATGCTGCAGCTCATGCAGGAAGAGAAATGTCTGGAGGATACCTTGAAATCGACGGTGACACTAAAGAATTTACCGGAGCTTCTTACATTGGTGAATGGAGAGGTATGACTGGCGGTAAAATCGTTGTTAAAGGTAATGCTGGTAAACAATGTGGTGAATGTTTAACTGGTGGAAGAATTCACGTTTTAGGTAACTGTGATATTTTAGCTGGTATTCACATGACTAAAGGTATTATTGAAATTGATGGTGATGTAAACCGTTGGCCTGGAGGTCAAATGAAAAACGGTAACATTGTCATTCACGGATTCCTTGGAAGATTACTTGAAGGATTCGTTCTTGAAGGTGTTGTAGACGACCCTGAAATTGACGGTGAAGTATTTGAAGGAAAATATATCCAATACAAAGGGGACATTGGTCTCAATGGTAAAGGTGCTTTATACTTAGATGCTGAAGCTAACAGGGAAAAATTAGCTCATTATAACGAGCTTGACGACGAATATACTTCAATTAGGGAATACAGGAATTTATAA
- a CDS encoding formylmethanofuran dehydrogenase subunit A, with protein sequence MMEFILKNGIVYDPANGINGEKKDIMVKDDIIVEEVSANAKVIDVTNKIVMPAGVDPHAHVAGPKLVVGRLYRPEDSRRGVTQKTKVTRAESGFSIPSCPSTGYRYSRLGYGTVVEAAMPPLEAKHTHEEIATIPNIDIPALALFGNNWFVMEYARENNIEDLSAFVSAWLKVSKGYGVKIVNPCGSEAWGWGMNVHGYNDKAPYFDVTSREVVTSLAKANEKLGLPHSIHIHPNDLGHPGNVPTTLETLDSLKNIKKSPKADIRDQVVHICHLQFHSYDGTNWRDASSGAEEVAKYINGHDHVTCDIGQVTLDETTTMTADAPMEYDLFKLSGLKWANKDIECETAAGIIPCIYSGRSPVGALQWAIGLELFLHLKNPWQVCLTTDHPNAGPFIRYPRIISWLMSNQRRMEMIENGEVHKWVQKRTTLPTLDREYDFNDIAIITRAAPAKIYGFRDRGALTPGYKADIAVYDINPNEIDPSRQYAEIEKGFSLADYTIKDGQILVKDKEIVKVKESQNIWVNVQGYEHEEQNVINKIMPFFTQYYSVKWENYPVHDHYVSNPIRVDVKR encoded by the coding sequence ATGATGGAATTTATACTTAAAAATGGTATTGTTTATGACCCAGCTAACGGAATAAATGGTGAGAAAAAAGATATCATGGTTAAAGATGATATCATTGTTGAAGAAGTCTCAGCTAATGCAAAAGTCATAGATGTTACTAATAAAATCGTTATGCCTGCTGGGGTAGATCCTCACGCTCACGTTGCAGGTCCAAAATTAGTTGTAGGTAGATTATACAGACCTGAAGATTCAAGAAGAGGAGTTACTCAAAAAACAAAAGTTACAAGGGCAGAATCTGGTTTTTCCATTCCAAGTTGTCCATCAACTGGTTACAGATACTCCAGATTAGGTTATGGTACTGTTGTAGAAGCAGCTATGCCTCCTCTTGAAGCAAAACACACTCACGAAGAGATTGCAACTATTCCAAACATAGACATTCCAGCTTTAGCATTATTTGGTAACAACTGGTTTGTAATGGAATACGCAAGAGAAAACAATATTGAAGACTTATCCGCATTTGTATCTGCATGGTTAAAAGTCTCCAAAGGTTACGGTGTTAAAATCGTAAACCCATGTGGTAGTGAAGCATGGGGTTGGGGTATGAACGTACACGGATACAATGACAAAGCACCTTACTTTGATGTAACTTCTAGAGAAGTTGTAACTTCTTTAGCAAAAGCTAACGAAAAATTAGGTCTTCCTCACTCTATTCACATTCACCCAAATGATTTAGGACATCCTGGTAACGTACCAACTACTCTTGAAACATTAGATTCTCTTAAAAATATTAAGAAAAGTCCTAAAGCAGATATTAGGGATCAAGTTGTACATATCTGTCACCTTCAATTCCATTCATACGATGGAACCAACTGGAGAGATGCAAGTTCCGGTGCAGAAGAAGTTGCTAAATACATAAACGGTCACGACCACGTAACTTGTGATATTGGACAAGTAACTTTAGATGAAACAACCACCATGACAGCAGATGCACCAATGGAATACGACTTGTTCAAATTATCCGGATTAAAATGGGCTAACAAAGACATTGAATGTGAAACCGCAGCTGGTATTATTCCATGTATCTACTCTGGTAGAAGTCCGGTTGGAGCACTTCAATGGGCTATTGGTTTAGAATTGTTCTTACATCTTAAAAACCCATGGCAAGTATGTTTAACTACTGACCACCCTAACGCAGGTCCATTCATAAGATATCCAAGAATTATCTCCTGGTTAATGAGTAACCAAAGAAGAATGGAAATGATTGAAAACGGTGAAGTTCACAAATGGGTACAAAAAAGAACTACTCTTCCAACTCTTGATAGGGAATACGACTTCAATGATATTGCAATTATTACAAGGGCAGCACCTGCAAAAATCTACGGTTTCAGAGACAGAGGTGCTCTTACTCCGGGATACAAAGCAGATATTGCTGTATATGACATAAATCCTAATGAAATTGATCCATCCAGACAATATGCAGAAATTGAAAAAGGTTTCTCTCTTGCTGATTACACAATTAAAGATGGTCAAATCTTAGTAAAAGATAAAGAAATTGTAAAAGTTAAAGAAAGTCAAAACATATGGGTTAATGTACAAGGATATGAGCATGAAGAACAAAATGTTATTAATAAAATCATGCCGTTCTTTACTCAATATTACTCCGTAAAATGGGAAAACTATCCAGTACATGATCATTATGTATCAAATCCTATAAGGGTAGATGTTAAAAGATAA
- a CDS encoding formylmethanofuran dehydrogenase subunit B, which yields MTYEPPVTDYDYIVENCTCAFCGCNCDDLDYLVKDNHVVAVRHACRLGASKVMEDMDQRLVVPMIRDEDGELMEVDWDTALDKAAEYIANSIRPVFYGWSETSTECMKEGLELGEYIGAVLDNQATICHGPSLQAVQNAGYPIQTLGEVQNRADMVVYSGSNAMNSHPRHAARYAIFCRGYFRQRGRFDRTVVTMDPKFSDTAKISDKWIGFEQNGDYGFYNAIRAVLRGKEIYQDTISGIPKEDIYELVEEMKNAEFGVLFFGLGLTHTLSKQRNIDIAIKMIQDLNKYSKWGLTPMRGHFNVNGFNIFMAFETGFAFGVDFARGYTRYMLGETNTIDLLTRKEPDCFMVIAADPGAHFPNGANQHLADIPVIQVDIHWGPSTELADVVLPGSFIAVECAGTSYRMDGVPIYMKKAIDKPETCRDDEWIIRELKERVMKLREEPNVAPKYVPNPNAL from the coding sequence ATGACATATGAGCCACCTGTAACCGATTATGATTACATCGTAGAAAATTGTACTTGTGCATTTTGTGGATGTAACTGTGATGATTTAGATTACTTAGTTAAAGACAACCATGTTGTTGCTGTAAGACATGCTTGCAGATTAGGTGCAAGTAAAGTTATGGAAGATATGGACCAAAGATTAGTAGTTCCTATGATTAGGGATGAAGACGGAGAACTTATGGAAGTAGATTGGGATACTGCTTTAGATAAAGCTGCAGAATATATTGCTAACTCTATCAGGCCAGTATTCTACGGTTGGTCTGAAACTTCCACCGAATGTATGAAAGAAGGATTAGAATTAGGTGAATATATAGGAGCAGTTTTAGATAACCAAGCTACTATCTGTCACGGTCCAAGTTTACAAGCTGTGCAAAATGCAGGTTACCCTATTCAAACTTTAGGGGAAGTTCAAAATAGGGCAGACATGGTTGTTTACTCTGGAAGTAACGCAATGAACTCTCACCCAAGACATGCAGCTCGTTATGCTATCTTCTGTAGAGGATACTTCAGACAAAGAGGTAGATTTGACAGAACTGTTGTAACTATGGATCCAAAATTCTCCGATACTGCAAAAATTTCTGATAAATGGATAGGATTCGAACAAAATGGAGATTATGGTTTTTACAATGCTATCAGAGCAGTATTAAGAGGAAAAGAAATATATCAAGATACTATTTCCGGAATTCCTAAAGAAGACATTTACGAATTAGTGGAAGAAATGAAAAATGCTGAATTCGGTGTTTTATTCTTCGGTTTAGGATTAACTCACACTTTATCCAAACAAAGAAACATTGATATAGCTATTAAAATGATTCAAGACTTAAACAAATACAGTAAATGGGGTCTTACTCCAATGAGGGGTCACTTTAATGTAAATGGTTTCAACATTTTCATGGCTTTCGAAACTGGATTTGCATTTGGTGTTGACTTTGCTAGAGGTTACACTAGGTATATGTTAGGAGAAACTAACACCATCGATTTATTAACAAGGAAAGAGCCTGACTGTTTCATGGTTATTGCAGCAGACCCTGGTGCTCACTTCCCTAATGGTGCTAACCAACATTTAGCTGACATTCCTGTTATTCAAGTGGATATTCACTGGGGACCATCTACTGAACTTGCTGATGTAGTATTACCTGGTTCATTCATTGCAGTAGAATGTGCTGGTACCAGTTATCGTATGGACGGAGTTCCTATTTACATGAAAAAAGCAATTGATAAACCTGAAACATGTCGTGACGACGAATGGATTATCAGAGAACTTAAAGAAAGAGTCATGAAACTCAGAGAGGAGCCAAACGTAGCTCCAAAATATGTGCCTAATCCAAATGCATTATAA
- a CDS encoding molybdopterin dinucleotide binding domain-containing protein, which produces MHYANTYLSKPVVPDVEIVGDGKTKVLKCMLNTGSDIYQGACKKRGSTLKEEYKNASGTCYMDPRDMGKLGVKNWDTVLVKTEWGEVVVNAAVSRDAPHEGTVFICKGPWANTVVSPDTYCCSDPTYKGIHCTVEKTDREVLLMADLMRWVYKKYVDSDDDDVVEHMESLGERPVYKGRKWEELIDHDI; this is translated from the coding sequence ATGCATTATGCTAATACTTATTTATCAAAACCTGTTGTTCCTGATGTAGAAATTGTTGGTGATGGAAAGACCAAAGTACTTAAATGTATGTTAAATACAGGTTCTGACATTTATCAAGGAGCTTGTAAAAAAAGAGGTTCTACATTAAAAGAAGAATATAAAAATGCTTCTGGAACTTGTTATATGGACCCAAGAGACATGGGTAAATTAGGTGTAAAAAATTGGGATACTGTCCTTGTTAAAACTGAATGGGGAGAAGTTGTAGTAAATGCTGCAGTATCTAGAGATGCACCTCACGAAGGAACTGTTTTCATTTGTAAAGGTCCTTGGGCAAATACTGTTGTAAGTCCTGATACTTACTGCTGTTCTGACCCAACTTACAAAGGTATTCATTGTACTGTTGAAAAAACAGACAGAGAAGTATTACTCATGGCTGATTTAATGAGATGGGTTTACAAAAAATATGTTGATTCCGACGACGATGATGTTGTTGAACATATGGAATCATTAGGAGAAAGACCAGTATATAAAGGTCGTAAATGGGAGGAGTTGATTGATCATGACATATGA
- a CDS encoding ATP-binding protein: MELKVNQDNCLGCGICVIACPVNASISPENAGGNGAKTDEVVIMVENGFIKIFSPDKCELCGTCQMFCPVNAIWIE; this comes from the coding sequence ATGGAACTTAAAGTTAATCAAGATAATTGTTTAGGATGTGGAATTTGTGTAATTGCATGTCCTGTTAACGCATCTATCAGTCCTGAAAATGCAGGTGGTAATGGTGCAAAGACTGATGAAGTAGTTATTATGGTCGAAAATGGATTCATTAAAATTTTCTCACCAGATAAATGTGAATTATGTGGAACTTGCCAAATGTTCTGCCCTGTAAATGCTATATGGATTGAATAG
- the fwdF gene encoding tungsten-dependent formylmethanofuran dehydrogenase subunit FwdF yields MIKNKKEAIDNNFAITRAAEEVRKLSFNDQICLGCGVCESTCPVEAITLNPIAIDARHRRSNDVYFSGHEKIAQNFHAEFDVQKISIDENKCVLCGMCSGLCPIDALVLTIDDVPISEIEAYPHYNSYSKIDDDKCIYCKRCETACPQDAITVMRKLPERQNLVSGEISVSDDDCVYCGICQELCPAEAIVVDNTTGQESIVIDKDKCVYCLVCKRACPVDAISAVCRACSYGEYDFKAEDEVTTGSAVIDDELCVYCGWCEGVCPTDAVETNKPFKGTLEIDQEACQTCGACVDTCPCDALAFPVSTAPGQRLDRITKHDQYCIRCKACAKVCPNGAITVTRTEIDHTPIKSVTWLDAFDAIKN; encoded by the coding sequence ATGATTAAAAATAAAAAAGAAGCTATAGACAATAACTTTGCTATTACAAGGGCAGCTGAAGAAGTAAGAAAGTTGTCTTTTAATGATCAGATTTGTCTTGGATGTGGAGTTTGTGAATCTACTTGTCCTGTTGAAGCAATTACTTTAAATCCAATTGCTATCGATGCTCGTCACAGACGTTCCAACGATGTCTATTTCAGTGGTCATGAAAAAATAGCACAAAATTTCCATGCTGAATTTGATGTTCAAAAAATCAGCATTGATGAAAATAAATGTGTTTTATGTGGTATGTGTAGTGGATTATGTCCAATAGATGCATTAGTTTTAACTATTGATGATGTTCCAATTAGTGAAATTGAAGCATATCCTCATTACAACTCCTATTCTAAAATCGATGACGACAAATGTATCTACTGTAAAAGATGTGAAACTGCATGTCCTCAAGATGCAATTACTGTCATGAGAAAATTGCCAGAACGTCAAAACTTAGTATCTGGTGAAATTAGTGTAAGTGATGATGACTGTGTTTACTGTGGAATCTGTCAAGAATTATGTCCTGCAGAAGCAATTGTAGTAGATAACACTACCGGTCAAGAATCTATCGTAATTGACAAAGACAAATGTGTATACTGTCTTGTATGTAAAAGGGCTTGTCCAGTTGATGCTATTTCTGCAGTATGTAGGGCATGTTCCTATGGTGAATATGATTTCAAAGCTGAAGATGAAGTCACTACTGGTAGTGCAGTTATTGATGATGAACTTTGTGTATACTGTGGATGGTGTGAAGGAGTATGTCCAACTGATGCTGTTGAAACCAACAAACCATTCAAAGGTACTTTAGAAATTGATCAAGAAGCATGTCAAACCTGTGGAGCTTGTGTAGATACTTGTCCATGTGATGCTTTAGCATTCCCTGTTTCTACTGCACCAGGTCAAAGATTAGACCGCATTACTAAACATGATCAATATTGTATCCGCTGTAAAGCTTGTGCTAAAGTATGTCCAAACGGAGCTATAACTGTTACAAGAACTGAAATAGATCACACTCCTATAAAATCTGTAACATGGCTCGATGCATTCGATGCAATTAAAAATTAG
- a CDS encoding 4Fe-4S binding protein — translation MVVYMPKHIASGLKYLAAVKLKEQGESQQAIANELGIDRSTVSHYLNGSNLSWNSIDVAKTITDLTPRDFLKMTSAIFDEPEQSRKIVSICNDREFEAVVADSCIGCGLCVSMCSMKAIKLESLKAHVDSIQCCGCQLCKDECPTNSIKILEI, via the coding sequence ATGGTGGTTTATATGCCAAAACATATTGCATCTGGTTTGAAATATTTAGCTGCAGTGAAGCTAAAAGAGCAAGGTGAAAGCCAACAAGCAATAGCTAATGAATTAGGTATTGATAGGTCTACAGTATCCCATTATTTAAATGGCAGTAATTTATCTTGGAATTCTATAGACGTTGCCAAAACTATCACTGATCTGACTCCTAGAGATTTCTTAAAAATGACCAGTGCAATATTTGATGAACCTGAACAAAGCCGTAAAATTGTTTCTATTTGTAATGATAGGGAATTTGAGGCAGTTGTTGCAGATTCATGTATCGGTTGTGGCTTATGTGTAAGCATGTGTTCTATGAAAGCTATTAAATTAGAATCGTTAAAAGCACATGTAGACTCCATACAATGTTGCGGTTGTCAGCTATGTAAAGATGAGTGCCCAACGAATTCTATTAAAATTTTGGAGATTTAA